In Parasteatoda tepidariorum isolate YZ-2023 chromosome 2, CAS_Ptep_4.0, whole genome shotgun sequence, one DNA window encodes the following:
- the LOC122272607 gene encoding general transcription factor II-I repeat domain-containing protein 2-like, translating to MIKECIIAVAEEMCPEKVNLLKTVSMSANTVARRVENIAENISSQLFDKNVHVEWFSLALDESTDVSDTAQVLIYIRGVDKSYEVHEELLDMYSIHGTTTGTDIFKGVEMAINQKNLRWKNLKCITTDGGKNMSGKDKGVVALVSKAVENDGGSKPLVLHCIIHQQSLCGKCLDMSEVLKPVISTVNFIRSFGLNHRQFIAEIGENDLPYHTAVRWLSCGKVLQRFFELRAVIEIFLNEKHRPLTELQNNAWLWKLAFYVDLTKHVNELNLRLQGENQHLPDLYTNIKSFRKKLIPF from the coding sequence ATGATCAAAGAATGCATAATTGCAGTAGCCGAAGAAATGTGCCCTGAAaaggtaaatttattaaaaactgtcaGTATGTCAGCAAACACTGTGGCTCGAAGGGTAGAAAACATCGCTGAAAATATATCCTCTCAACTGTTCGACAAAAATGTACATGTTGAGTGGTTTTCTTTGGCCTTGGATGAGTCAACGGATGTGTCAGATACTGCTCAGGTGTTGATTTATATTCGAGGAGTAGATAAAAGCTATGAAGTGCATGAAGAACTTCTTGATATGTATAGTATTCATGGCACAACTACTggtacagatatttttaaaggagtTGAAATGGCCATTAATCAAAAGAACCTTCGATGGAAAAACTTGAAATGTATTACAACTGATGGAGGCAAAAACATGAGTGGGAAAGATAAAGGAGTGGTCGCTCTTGTGTCAAAGGCTGTAGAAAATGACGGTGGTTCAAAACCATTAGTCTTACATTGTATCATTCATCAACAGTCTTTGTGCGGAAAATGTTTGGATATGTCTGAAGTTCTGAAACCAGTCATATcaactgttaattttatcagatcTTTTGGGCTGAATCACCGACAATTTATTGCAGAGATTGGAGAAAATGACTTACCTTATCATACTGCCGTACGTTGGCTTAGTTGTGGGAAAGTCCTTCAGCGCTTTTTTGAACTTCGAGCAGtgatcgaaatttttttgaatgaaaagcaTCGCCCTCTTACTGAATTACAAAACAACGCATGGCTGTGGAAGTTAGCATTCTATGTTGATTTGACGAAACATGTGAACGAACTGAATTTGAGATTGCAAGGAGAAAACCAGCATCTTCCTGATTTATACACTAATATCAAATCATTCCGGAAGAAATTGATACCGTTTTAA